From Xiphophorus couchianus chromosome 4, X_couchianus-1.0, whole genome shotgun sequence, a single genomic window includes:
- the LOC114142428 gene encoding G2/M phase-specific E3 ubiquitin-protein ligase-like isoform X2, which produces MYCPFCGTAAINSADFCCQCGRNIKFVQDHANKAQDERNTTTATPDVQPSTSTGFSGQSSSDDDSVVHVRLPSQDSPLSDTVVWDGPDEASTPRLEKILNGPFGHTEQGSDQDGGNTNVQEHPMSSEGQNHFYRNYTNVYAPIIVDSDSEPDEYVMQFPEQSTDNVTAADIISELSAMITSSSLSRFNINRANVWDGALRGFKRASFNPFNEIFVKFTDDEGQAEDGVDNGGPKREFLSLLMNCLRTRRVFDGPEERKFITFDSEGIAVKGNISEFSHKNVTAVGECVINVSKIYTAAKNDEYFMVGRMIATSVVHGGPGPQFLSEKLYQHLTGTSTNTEGKIEDITDNTMRASLIEISSAGTLTELHQSVERHASILQTAGCLQFPVTVDDKLKIVKEFIDWYIIYRNHFSIQRFKDGLSTLNFQNALEQHASVFRPFMCARVEQLTSKILEEIFEVQLSEKGSSRRHEETRVLGFWRDFLFDTEGGL; this is translated from the exons atGTACTGTCCATTTTGTGGAACTGCCGCCATAAATTCTGCAGACTTTTGTTGTCAATGtggcagaaacataaaatttgtCCAAGATCATGCAAACAAAGCCCAAGATGAGAGGAACACTACCACTGCAACTCCCGATGTTCAACCAAGCACCAGCACAG gtttcagTGGACAGAGTTCAAGTGATGATGACAGTGTGGTTCATGTAAGGTTGCCATCTCAAGATAGTCCACTATCTGACACTGTG GTGTGGGATGGTCCAGATGAAGCAAGCACTCCAAGACTGGAGAAAATTTTGAATGG gccTTTTGGACACACAGAACAAGGGTCTGATCAG GATGGCGGAAACACCAACGTCCAGGAGCATCCCATGTCCTCAGAGGGCCAGAACCACTTCTATCG CAACTACACAAATGTGTACGCACCAATAATTGTTGACAGCGACTCTGAGCCGGATGAATATGTGATGCAGTTCCCTGAGCAAAG TACAGACAACGTGACTGCTGCAGACATCATTTCAGAGCTCTCGGCAATGATCACATCATCATCTCTCAGCCGCTTTAACATAAACAGAGCCAATGTATGGGATGGAGCACTGAGAGGTTTCAAGCGGGCTTCTTTCAACCCTTTCaatgaaatatttgtaaaattcaCCGATGACGAGGGACAGGCAGAAGACGGCGTTGATAACGGTGGTCCCAAGCGCGAGTTTCTAAGCCTTTTAATGAACTGCTTAAGGACTCGAAGAGTCTTTGATGGGCCAGAAGAAAGGAAATTTATCACTTTTGACAGTGAAGGTATTGCCGTTAAGGGCaatatttcagagttttctCATAAGAATGTGACAGCTGTTGGTGAATGTGTAATTAATGTGAGCAAAATCTATACAGCAGCCAAAAATGATGAATATTTCATGGTTGGGAGGATGATTGCCACTTCTGTCGTTCATGGAGGTCCAGGTCCTCAATTCTTATCTGAGAAGCTCTACCAGCACCTCACAGGAACATCAACAAATACAGAAGGAAAGATAGAAGACATCACTGACAACACCATGAGGGCTTCTTTGATTGAG ATATCCAGTGCAGGTACATTGACTGAACTACACCAGTCAGTTGAAAGACATGCAAGCATCTTGCAAACTGCTGGTTGCTTGCAGTTCCCTGTGACTGTTGATGACAAATTGAAAATTGTAAAGGAGTTCATTGATTGGTACATCATTTACCGCAACCATTTCTCTATTCAAAG ATTCAAGGATGGCCTTTCAACACTGAACTTCCAGAATGCTTTGGAGCAGCATGCTTCCGTCTTCAGGCCATTTATGTGTGCAAGAGTGGAACAGCTGACATCCAAAATATTGGAGGAAATATTTGAGGTTCAGCTCAGTGAAAAGGGTAGCAGCAGACGACATGAGGAAACAAGAGTGCTAGGATTCTGGAGAGACTTTCTCTTTGACACAGAAGGTGGACTTTAA
- the LOC114142428 gene encoding G2/M phase-specific E3 ubiquitin-protein ligase-like isoform X3: MSPLLMYLFPDVKKQIFFQMYCPFCGTAAINSADFCCQCGRNIKFVQDHANKAQDERNTTTATPDVQPSTSTGFSGQSSSDDDSVVHVRLPSQDSPLSDTVVWDGPDEASTPRLEKILNGPFGHTEQGSDQDGGNTNVQEHPMSSEGQNHFYRNYTNVYAPIIVDSDSEPDEYVMQFPEQSTDNVTAADIISELSAMITSSSLSRFNINRANVWDGALRGFKRASFNPFNEIFVKFTDDEGQAEDGVDNGGPKREFLSLLMNCLRTRRVFDGPEERKFITFDSEAAKNDEYFMVGRMIATSVVHGGPGPQFLSEKLYQHLTGTSTNTEGKIEDITDNTMRASLIEISSAGTLTELHQSVERHASILQTAGCLQFPVTVDDKLKIVKEFIDWYIIYRNHFSIQRFKDGLSTLNFQNALEQHASVFRPFMCARVEQLTSKILEEIFEVQLSEKGSSRRHEETRVLGFWRDFLFDTEGGL; this comes from the exons ATGTCTCcacttttaatgtatttatttcctgacgttaaaaaacaaattttctttcagatGTACTGTCCATTTTGTGGAACTGCCGCCATAAATTCTGCAGACTTTTGTTGTCAATGtggcagaaacataaaatttgtCCAAGATCATGCAAACAAAGCCCAAGATGAGAGGAACACTACCACTGCAACTCCCGATGTTCAACCAAGCACCAGCACAG gtttcagTGGACAGAGTTCAAGTGATGATGACAGTGTGGTTCATGTAAGGTTGCCATCTCAAGATAGTCCACTATCTGACACTGTG GTGTGGGATGGTCCAGATGAAGCAAGCACTCCAAGACTGGAGAAAATTTTGAATGG gccTTTTGGACACACAGAACAAGGGTCTGATCAG GATGGCGGAAACACCAACGTCCAGGAGCATCCCATGTCCTCAGAGGGCCAGAACCACTTCTATCG CAACTACACAAATGTGTACGCACCAATAATTGTTGACAGCGACTCTGAGCCGGATGAATATGTGATGCAGTTCCCTGAGCAAAG TACAGACAACGTGACTGCTGCAGACATCATTTCAGAGCTCTCGGCAATGATCACATCATCATCTCTCAGCCGCTTTAACATAAACAGAGCCAATGTATGGGATGGAGCACTGAGAGGTTTCAAGCGGGCTTCTTTCAACCCTTTCaatgaaatatttgtaaaattcaCCGATGACGAGGGACAGGCAGAAGACGGCGTTGATAACGGTGGTCCCAAGCGCGAGTTTCTAAGCCTTTTAATGAACTGCTTAAGGACTCGAAGAGTCTTTGATGGGCCAGAAGAAAGGAAATTTATCACTTTTGACAGTGAAG CAGCCAAAAATGATGAATATTTCATGGTTGGGAGGATGATTGCCACTTCTGTCGTTCATGGAGGTCCAGGTCCTCAATTCTTATCTGAGAAGCTCTACCAGCACCTCACAGGAACATCAACAAATACAGAAGGAAAGATAGAAGACATCACTGACAACACCATGAGGGCTTCTTTGATTGAG ATATCCAGTGCAGGTACATTGACTGAACTACACCAGTCAGTTGAAAGACATGCAAGCATCTTGCAAACTGCTGGTTGCTTGCAGTTCCCTGTGACTGTTGATGACAAATTGAAAATTGTAAAGGAGTTCATTGATTGGTACATCATTTACCGCAACCATTTCTCTATTCAAAG ATTCAAGGATGGCCTTTCAACACTGAACTTCCAGAATGCTTTGGAGCAGCATGCTTCCGTCTTCAGGCCATTTATGTGTGCAAGAGTGGAACAGCTGACATCCAAAATATTGGAGGAAATATTTGAGGTTCAGCTCAGTGAAAAGGGTAGCAGCAGACGACATGAGGAAACAAGAGTGCTAGGATTCTGGAGAGACTTTCTCTTTGACACAGAAGGTGGACTTTAA
- the LOC114142428 gene encoding G2/M phase-specific E3 ubiquitin-protein ligase-like isoform X1: MSPLLMYLFPDVKKQIFFQMYCPFCGTAAINSADFCCQCGRNIKFVQDHANKAQDERNTTTATPDVQPSTSTGFSGQSSSDDDSVVHVRLPSQDSPLSDTVVWDGPDEASTPRLEKILNGPFGHTEQGSDQDGGNTNVQEHPMSSEGQNHFYRNYTNVYAPIIVDSDSEPDEYVMQFPEQSTDNVTAADIISELSAMITSSSLSRFNINRANVWDGALRGFKRASFNPFNEIFVKFTDDEGQAEDGVDNGGPKREFLSLLMNCLRTRRVFDGPEERKFITFDSEGIAVKGNISEFSHKNVTAVGECVINVSKIYTAAKNDEYFMVGRMIATSVVHGGPGPQFLSEKLYQHLTGTSTNTEGKIEDITDNTMRASLIEISSAGTLTELHQSVERHASILQTAGCLQFPVTVDDKLKIVKEFIDWYIIYRNHFSIQRFKDGLSTLNFQNALEQHASVFRPFMCARVEQLTSKILEEIFEVQLSEKGSSRRHEETRVLGFWRDFLFDTEGGL, translated from the exons ATGTCTCcacttttaatgtatttatttcctgacgttaaaaaacaaattttctttcagatGTACTGTCCATTTTGTGGAACTGCCGCCATAAATTCTGCAGACTTTTGTTGTCAATGtggcagaaacataaaatttgtCCAAGATCATGCAAACAAAGCCCAAGATGAGAGGAACACTACCACTGCAACTCCCGATGTTCAACCAAGCACCAGCACAG gtttcagTGGACAGAGTTCAAGTGATGATGACAGTGTGGTTCATGTAAGGTTGCCATCTCAAGATAGTCCACTATCTGACACTGTG GTGTGGGATGGTCCAGATGAAGCAAGCACTCCAAGACTGGAGAAAATTTTGAATGG gccTTTTGGACACACAGAACAAGGGTCTGATCAG GATGGCGGAAACACCAACGTCCAGGAGCATCCCATGTCCTCAGAGGGCCAGAACCACTTCTATCG CAACTACACAAATGTGTACGCACCAATAATTGTTGACAGCGACTCTGAGCCGGATGAATATGTGATGCAGTTCCCTGAGCAAAG TACAGACAACGTGACTGCTGCAGACATCATTTCAGAGCTCTCGGCAATGATCACATCATCATCTCTCAGCCGCTTTAACATAAACAGAGCCAATGTATGGGATGGAGCACTGAGAGGTTTCAAGCGGGCTTCTTTCAACCCTTTCaatgaaatatttgtaaaattcaCCGATGACGAGGGACAGGCAGAAGACGGCGTTGATAACGGTGGTCCCAAGCGCGAGTTTCTAAGCCTTTTAATGAACTGCTTAAGGACTCGAAGAGTCTTTGATGGGCCAGAAGAAAGGAAATTTATCACTTTTGACAGTGAAGGTATTGCCGTTAAGGGCaatatttcagagttttctCATAAGAATGTGACAGCTGTTGGTGAATGTGTAATTAATGTGAGCAAAATCTATACAGCAGCCAAAAATGATGAATATTTCATGGTTGGGAGGATGATTGCCACTTCTGTCGTTCATGGAGGTCCAGGTCCTCAATTCTTATCTGAGAAGCTCTACCAGCACCTCACAGGAACATCAACAAATACAGAAGGAAAGATAGAAGACATCACTGACAACACCATGAGGGCTTCTTTGATTGAG ATATCCAGTGCAGGTACATTGACTGAACTACACCAGTCAGTTGAAAGACATGCAAGCATCTTGCAAACTGCTGGTTGCTTGCAGTTCCCTGTGACTGTTGATGACAAATTGAAAATTGTAAAGGAGTTCATTGATTGGTACATCATTTACCGCAACCATTTCTCTATTCAAAG ATTCAAGGATGGCCTTTCAACACTGAACTTCCAGAATGCTTTGGAGCAGCATGCTTCCGTCTTCAGGCCATTTATGTGTGCAAGAGTGGAACAGCTGACATCCAAAATATTGGAGGAAATATTTGAGGTTCAGCTCAGTGAAAAGGGTAGCAGCAGACGACATGAGGAAACAAGAGTGCTAGGATTCTGGAGAGACTTTCTCTTTGACACAGAAGGTGGACTTTAA